In one Fusarium keratoplasticum isolate Fu6.1 chromosome 5, whole genome shotgun sequence genomic region, the following are encoded:
- a CDS encoding Amine oxidase, translating into MSSRDGFSWTQDQGLKPGVPCIGAIQPPTNLNNASPDVFDVIVVGAGYCGLTASRDTSVSGLKVLLLEGRDRIGGRSWSSNMGGYPFEMGGTWVYWGQPNIWREILRYQMQDELEISYDFTRGVNQYFLAGPDGTQQFSHEEEDAIMDSGLRKLVNVDGDLGRRVIPYPHSAAFTPEALQYDKISVADRINEIKDSLTPNERIGVEAFVLLCSGGTLETTSLFEFLHWWALCEYSYDGCIRYLVKYKFRGGQSSFAIRFFREALASGNLTYSFNSPIASVKSTKDGVTVTTRGGQSYRAKKLISAMPLNVLNAVTFDPPLLKGKKTAADIGHVNQCIKVHAEIREKDLRSYTGISYPHNNLYYALGDGTTPAGNTHIVAFGGTHQHFHPEDNIDETKKALQGLVPMDIQRIVFHNWSRDEFAKGAWFFSAPGLLSNHLSDMRAQQGNIYFASSDWALGWRSFIDGAIEEGTRAAMSVRRDLVESPAKPKLA; encoded by the exons ATGTCTTCCAGAGATGGCTTTTCTTGGACTCAAGATCAGGGACTCAAGCCTGGTGTTCCCTGCATTGGTGCCATTCAACCTCCGACCAACCTCAACAATGCATCACCAGATGTCTTTGATGTAATTGTCGTTGGTGCAGGATACTGCGGACTCACAGCCTCTCGAGACACCTCTGTATCTG GcctcaaggtcctcctcctcgaaggACGCGATCGCATCGGCGGCCGCTCATGGTCATCCAACATGGGCGGATACCCATTCGAGATGGGCGGTACATGGGTCTACTGGGGCCAGCCCAACATCTGGAGAGAGATCCTCCGATACCAGATGCAGGATGAACTTGAGATCTCGTACGACTTTACAAGAGGCGTCAACCAATACTTCCTGGCTGGCCCTGATGGCACCCAGCAGTTTAGCCACGAAGAAGAG GACGCCATCATGGACTCTGGTCTCCGCAAGTTGGTCAACGTCGACGGCGACCTAGGCAGAAGAGTCATCCCCTATCCCCACTCTGCCGCCTTTACACCCGAAGCCCTCCAATACGACAAGATCTCCGTCGCGGACCGTATCAACGAGATCAAAGACTCCCTAACACCCAACGAGCGCATCGGTGTTGAGGCCTTTGTTCTGCTCTGCAGCGGCGGTACCCTCGAAACAACCAGTCTGTTCGAGTTTCTGCACTGGTGGGCTCTCTGCGAGTACTCGTACGACGGCTGCATCCGGTATCTGGTAAAGTACAAGTTCCGTGGTGGTCAGTCAAGCTTTGCTATCCGCTTCTTCCGTGAAGCACTGGCCAGTGGTAACTTGACTTACTCCTTCAACTCGCCTATTGCCAGCGTCAAGAGCACAAAGGACGGCGTGACAGTAACCACTCGGGGAGGCCAGTCCTACCGAGCCAAGAAGTTGATCAGCGCCATGCCCCTCAACGTCTTGAACGCCGTCACCTTTGATCCTCCTTTGCtcaagggaaagaagacggCTGCAGACATTGGACATGTCAACCAGTGTATCAAGGTTCACGCCGAGATTCGCGAGAAAGATTTGCGTTCCTACACTGGTATCAGTTACCCTCACAACAATCTCTACTACGCTCTTGGCGATGGAACCACTCCAGCTGGTAACACCCATATCGTTGCTTTCGGTGGAACGCATCAGCACTTTCACCCTGAAGATAACATtgacgagaccaagaaggccctGCAGGGGTTGGTTCCAATGGACATCCAGCGCATA GTCTTCCACAACTGGTCCCGAGACGAGTTTGCAAAGGGCGCCTG GTTCTTCTCCGCCCCCGGCCTCCTTTCCAACCACCTCTCAGACATGCGAGCCCAGCAAGGCAACATTTACTTTGCTAGCTCAGACTGGGCTCTCGGCTGGCGAAGCTTCATCGATGGTGCGATTGAGGAAGGAACTCGCGCGGCCATGTCGGTTCGAAGGGACCTGGTCGAGTCTCCAGCGAAGCCCAAGTTGGCGTGA
- a CDS encoding Zn(2)-C6 fungal-type domain-containing protein has protein sequence MSLAKRNNGCYECCKRRLKCDKTEPECLKCQKKGISCSGQGLRCRFSSHMVVNPRTPGTQTLTLASRPSASQSSIVFNQPEKSYRWVDAGQRVKKGRVRRSQESEKSSTSSPETVPDSASPSTDDSVSEVSDTPSERCTVMVPYAYQTPLRPAPDESSRPRTRMLFSHFANTVAPVMVVLDSFSNGYRDIILPLACQDEVLERAVSVVSAFHLAQKAPGLRPAAEAGHHAIVTKLRRDSLKLTPEQLFNPYTLATILVLLVGETITGADNYTYLLEMLNCLAQSPESIAALPRSLREFFLQQIKMFQLFGFPLSDERKGLRILTGPADDYLDFMSYPDLGPDSEHYTNMELMRSAIHDACGIYRRRAESSLSQDESIHLIEQMRQKVLGLDCSTKGAHALVWTYFIAAAESILPEHREFFSGRLKSLYQVTGFGSIPVALQALKTIWSMQGTRRWTEIVSTDTPILIM, from the exons ATGTCGTTGGCTAAAAGAAACAATG GATGCTACGAATGCTGCAAGCGGCGCCTCAAGTGCGACAAGACAGAGCCAGAATGCCTCAAGTGCCAGAAAAAGGGCATCTCCTGCTCCGGCCAGGGTCTTCGCTGCCGCTTCAGCAGCCACATGGTCGTGAACCCCAGGACGCCAGGCACTCAGACGCTGACCCTCGCATCGAGGCCTAGCGCATCTCAGAGCAGCATCGTTTTCAATCAACCTGAAAAGAGTTATCGCTGGGTTGATGCTGGACAGCGTGTCAAGAAGGGGCGCGTTAGGAGATCTCAAGAGTCTGAGAAGTCTTCTACCAGCAGTCCGGAAACTGTGCCAGATTCGGCGTCTCCGAGCACTGATGACAGTGTGTCCGAAGTGTCAGACACGCCATCTGAGAGATGTACCGTCATGGTTCCTTATGCATATCAAACGCCTCTTCGTCCAGCACCGGATGaatcttctcgccctcgcaCGAGAATGCTTTTCAGTCATT TCGCCAACACTGTAGCCCCAGTCATGGTTGTGCTAGACAGCTTCAGCAACGGCTACCGAGACATCATCCTCCCCCTCGCCTGCCAGGACGAAGTCCTCGAACGAGCTGTCTCAGTTGTATCAGCCTTCCATCTCGCACAAAAAGCCCCAGGACTTCGACCCGCAGCAGAAGCAGGTCATCACGCCATCGTCACAAAACTCCGCAGAGATTCTCTCAAGCTCACACCAGAGCAGCTGTTCAACCCATATACTCTAGCGACAATCTTGGTCCTCCTAGTTGGCGAGACCATCACAGGCGCCGACAACTACACCTACCTCTTAGAGATGCTCAACTGTCTCGCCCAGTCTCCGGAATCCATTGCTGCACTTCCACGGAGCCTCAGGGAGTTTTTCCTGCAACAGATCAAGAT GTTCCAACTGTTTGGTTTTCCCCTCTCAGACGAGAGAAAGGGACTCAGGATTCTCACTGGGCCAGCCGACGACTACCTCGACTTCATGTCATACCCAGATCTCGGCCCAGATTCAGAGCACTACACTAATATGGAGCTCATGAGATCGGCCATCCACGATGCCTGCGGGATATACCGAAGACGTGCCGAATCCTCGCTCAGTCAGGACGAATCCATCCACTTGATAGAGCAGATGCGGCAAAAGGTTCTCGGGCTGGACTGTAGCACCAAAGGTGCACATGCTCTGGTTTGGACATATTTCATCGCAGCCGCTGAGAGCATTCTACCAGAGCATCGAGAGTTCTTCTCTGGACGGTTGAAGTCGCTTTACCAGGTCACGGGTTTTGGTAGCATCCCTGTTGCTTTGCAAGCACTCAAGACTATCTGGTCTATGCAGGGCACTCGGAGATGGACCGAGATTGTTAGCACCGACACCCCCATATTGATCATGTAA
- a CDS encoding NmrA domain-containing protein, with protein MSSSRKVCVTAADGNTGFLIAELILKHRDFSRKVSGVVGLALDPDSDHAKELKELGATIVRHEPGRLRVMIKALKETGCDTICLVPPAHEHKIEICEELARAAKKADIPNVCLISSAGCDYAERDKQPRLREFIDLESLVLESKGDPSTSTGTSACVIRAGFYAENLLLYAPQAKEEGILPLPIGEKHKFAPVALGDVAHVAAHVLTGKGKHGFDDKHRGQMMVVTGPTLCAGKELAAAASKALGTELQFEHIAQAEAKKVLKAQSDIDQSEQQYILEYYSLVREGKTNYVATTAFHDVTGEHPTGAENFFQMYQSEMRPKKKAKHEHKG; from the exons atgtcgtcgtcgcgaAAAGTCTGCGTCACAGCCGCTGACGGAAACACGGGCTTCCTAATCGCCGAGTTGATCCTCAAGCATCGAGACTTTTCCAGAAAAGTCTCCGGCGTCGTCGGTCTGGCCTTGGACCCAGACTCGGACCATGCAAAGGAACTGAAGGAGCTGGGAGCCACCATCGTCCGTCATGAACCCGGCCGTCTCCGAGTTATGATAAAGGCCCTCAAGGAAACTGGATGTGATACCATTTGTCTGGTTCCGCCGGCTCATGAGCACAAGATTGAGATTTGTGAGGAGCtggcgagggcggcgaaGAAGGCGGATATTCCGAATGTTTGCTTGATTAGTTCGGCGGGATGTGATTATGCAGAGAGGGATAAGCAGCCTCGACTGAGGGAGTTTATCGATTTGGAGAGTTTGGTGCTCGAATCCAAGGGAGATCCGAGCACGTCGACGGGAACCTCTGCTTGTGTTATCCG TGCCGGGTTCTATGCTGAGAACCTGCTTCTCTACGCTCCGCAGGCTAAGGAAGAGGGTATTCTTCCACTGCCCATCGGCGAAAAGCACAAGTTTGCTCCAGTAGCGCTTGGT GATGTTGCCCATGTTGCTGCCCATGTACTCACAGGCAAGGGAAAGCATGGGTTCGACGACAAGCATCGAGGacagatgatggtggtgactG GACCGACGCTCTGTGCAGGAAAGGagttggcagcagcagcaagcaaAGCCCTTGGAACCGAGTTGCAGTTTGAGCACATCGCCCA AGCGGAAGCGAAAAAGGTTCTCAAGGCGCAGTCAGACATTGACCAGTCTGAGCAGCAGTACATTCTCGAGTACTATAGTCTTGTCCGTGAGGGGAAAACCAACTACGTCGCCACCACTGCGTTTCACGATGTGACTGGGGAGCATCCCACAGGGGCAGAAAACTTTTTCCAGATGTATCAGTCTGAGATGCGACCGAAGAAAAAGGCCAAGCATGAGCACAAAGGAtga